One segment of Ziziphus jujuba cultivar Dongzao chromosome 12, ASM3175591v1 DNA contains the following:
- the LOC107429292 gene encoding uncharacterized protein LOC107429292, producing MEEKHVAFESNTNEEQENNNNNNPTIAHGNSNGSSGGGDHGWQKVTYAKRQRKIKPSATSSDSVSNRNKLVGNGAVDGADNVFRSLEQQSEDRRRRILEAQRTAAANDVASAVSAAVRSKHRSDYDDDEDSETEAVVENGKVEEEKKVKQKKPKKPKVTVAEAAAKIDANDLSAFLVDISTSYESQQDIQLMRFADYFGRAFSAVSAAQFPWVKMFRESSVAKIADIPLSHISDAVYKTAVDWVNRHSLEALVSFVLWCLESILTDLSSQQASAKGSKKGVQHVSSKSQVAMFVVIAMVLRRKPDVLAHLVPTLREDSKYQGQDKLPVIVWMVVQASQGDLAVGLYAWSRNLLPLVSGKGSNPQSRDLVLQLVERILSAPKARTILVNGAVRKGERLVPPPAFETLVRATFPASSARVKATERFEVVYPTLKEVALAGSLGSKAMKQVSQQILSFAIKAAGESIPELANEASEIFIWCLTQNADCYKQWDKIYQNNLEASVSVLKKLTEQWKDLSGKLTPVDPLRETLKSFRHKNERALAGGADSAAAAQQALLKDADKYCKGLLGKVSRGNGCLKSMAFVIVALGVGAAVLSPNMESWDFKKLSVAFSTLKSF from the exons aTGGAGGAAAAGCATGTAGCTTTCGAATCGAACACCAACGAGGAGcaagaaaacaacaacaacaacaatccCACAATCGCTCACGGGAACAGTAACGGAAGCAGTGGTGGTGGTGACCATGGATGGCAGAAGGTGACGTATGCAAAGCGTCAGAGGAAAATCAAACCCTCTGCGACTTCATCAGATTCCGTTTCGAATCGCAATAAACTTGTCGGAAATGGTGCCGTCGACGGCGCAGATAACGTTTTCCGATCGCTGGAACAGCAATCTGAGGACCGACGCCGGAGAATTCTCGAAGCTCAGAGGACCGCCGCCGCCAATGACGTCGCTTCCGCTGTTAGTGCTGCGGTCAGATCGAAGCACCGGTCGGATTATGATGACGACGAGGATAGCGAGACGGAAGCCGTTGTAGAGAATGGGAAGGTCGAGGAGGAGAAGAAGGTGAAACAGAAGAAGCCGAAGAAACCTAAGGTTACGGTGGCTGAGGCGGCGGCGAAGATCGATGCGAACGATCTCTCGGCCTTTCTCGTTGATATATCG ACATCGTACGAATCGCAACAAGATATACAGCTGATGCGGTTCGCCGATTATTTCGGCCGAGCATTCTCGGCGGTGAGCGCTGCTCAGTTTCCTTGGGTGAAGATGTTTAGGGAGTCATCAGTGGCCAAGATTGCGGAT ATCCCTCTGTCCCATATATCTGATGCTGTTTATAAGACTGCAGTTGACTGGGTCAACCGGCACTCCCTTGAGGCACTTGTATCTTTTGTATTATGGTGTTTAGAAAGCATACTCACTGACCTTTCAAGCCAGCAAGCTAGTGCCAAAGGCTCTAAAAAGGGTGTACAACATGTGTCATCAAAATCTCAG GTTGCAATGTTTGTTGTAATAGCAATGGTGTTGCGAAGAAAACCTGATGTCTTAGCTCATTTAGTGCCAACATTGAGAGAAGATTCAAAGTATCAAGGACAAGATAAGCTTCCAGTTATTGTGTGGATGGTAGTTCAG GCCTCTCAGGGAGATTTGGCTGTAGGATTGTATGCATGGTCACGCAATCTCTTGCCTTTGGTCAGTGGTAAAGGTAGCAATCCTCAGTCCAGAGATCTGGTTTTACAGCTAGTTGAGAG GATTTTGTCAGCCCCAAAAGCGCGCACCATTTTGGTAAATGGTGCTGTCAGGAAGGGGGAGCGTTTGGTGCCACCACCTGCATTTGAGACACTAGTTCGAGCCACCTTCCCCGCATCTTCAGCCAGAGTAAAG GCTACAGAGAGGTTTGAGGTCGTATATCCCACCCTAAAAGAGGTGGCTCTGGCTGGCTCCCTAGGAAGCAAAGCAATGAAACAAGTTTCACAGCAGATACTAAGTTTTGCTATTAAAGCAGCTGGTGAAA GCATTCCTGAGTTAGCCAATGAAGCAtctgaaatttttatttggtgCTTGACCCAAAATGCTGATTGTTACAAGCAGTGG GACAAGATTTATCAGAACAACCTAGAAGCAAGTGTATCTGTTCTGAAGAAGCTTACTGAGCAATGGAAAGACCTATCAGGAAAACTGACCCCTGTTGATCCCTTGAGGGAAACATTGAAGAGTTTTAGGCACAAG AATGAGAGGGCATTAGCTGGTGGGGCTGATTCTGCTGCTGCTGCTCAACAAGCACTCCTCAAGGATGCAGACAAGTATTGCAAAGGGCTATTGGGAAAGGTATCGCGTGGAAATGGGTGCTTGAAAAGCATGGCTTTTGTTATCGTTGCTCTGGGTGTTGGTGCTGCTGTCTTGTCGCCAAACATGGAGTCTTGGGATTTTAAGAAACTGTCTGTGGCGTTCAGTACTCTGAAGTCATTTTGA